A region of the Silene latifolia isolate original U9 population chromosome 9, ASM4854445v1, whole genome shotgun sequence genome:
accacgtatttacgtatttttacaaattaccaccacgtatttgcgtttttacaaataacccccaaatTTCAATATATATTCCCCAATCACCTCCGTATTTTTGTCCCGAGCATAATTTTACTTATTTTTCGTCTTGTTAAATGACGATTTACTCTAAATACCAAAATTGCCCTTCATTTAATTACACAAACATACCCTACCCAAATACTCCCAACATTTCCCAATTCAATCCCACATAAATCTCCATCATCACTGTCAATAATAACAAGATCAATTTCAAAATCAAGATCAAAATCACAGAAATCTCCATCATCACGATCACTTTCACTTTCCCCAACACTTTCTTGTTCCTCGTCTTCGCCACCGAAACAGCTTTCACCGTCTCCAACAAAGCTACCTCCGCTTTCGCCGCACCCGTCGCCTGAGCATCTTAAGAGAACTTTTTCTGATCCAGTTTGTTGTTTGATTAACTAATTTCATGAGTGTAGCTTCAAATTCCAATTATTAATACCTGGCAAAATGCAACTAATTTAATTAAAATGGTCAAATTTGTGTCAAAATCAATTGAGAAATCTGGAGAGTTGGTAAGCATGAAGAGGCTTTGCTTGAAGAGGCTTTGCTTGCCTAACAGCCTAAGCTATGACAAATTCTGTTTCACCTTTTAGAATGCAAACGGTAATAAGCTTAGTTGGTTTCGGTGGCTCTCAAAGATAAGCTCAGACTCCCTTCGTTCTTAACTTCCTATCTCAATCCTTCATCTTCTTCGTTAGATTGTCCTTACATTCTCGTCAAATGAAAGACTAATTAATGGCTGAAATTCTGGAAATTGACAGAAAaagggagagggagagggagagggagagggagatTAAGGAGATAAAAgcaatttggggatttagggatTTTGGGAAAAAAAAAAGGATATGTCTTGTTTAAGTCGATGAAGGGTAATATGGGTATTAATGATAAGTCGTTAATTAAAGAGtcggaaaatatgaaaaacgTGTCTCGGGTCAAATATATggtggtgattggggagtataCATGAAAAtctgggggttatttgtaaaaatagaaATACAtagtggttatttgtaaaaatacgtaaatacgcggtggttatttgtaatttttcctagttttaaatcaatagcacggTATGatagacccgattaagggatctcaatgcaaatattacatagtttgggttaaaattaaattatatagaagcttggtaattttcctaaacatagtcaatttccttaaaataaaataattacttaagattgtcaattttcttaaaaataaaataattaattaagatgatcaattgtaaggaaactaaaagaaagaagatgcctggtaattttcctaaatatttatagaagactagaagatggtcaattttcttaaaataaaataattaattagtataaacatgcacacttatggtattaattattatcatcataaaattatatattaaatttaaaatctatgcaattttattaaactttagagtttattagatgtatagagatgttaattatttaacatacaaaaatataataagtaggttataaataattcaagttataatccataatatataatattgcataattctttcgatttgatttaatgtatatatgtaatatatttatataaatatataatcctcttaaaattgcatgtctaagtaataaaagtaatttcgtcaggaaagaaaaaaattatagtaacattggatatagttatatgatagtaatcactcatttgaatagtaaaagtaacaatattatcaacgagattagtgagagtggtagaaacaacgggagtagtgaaataatcaatattaatgcggcaatagtgaaagtaacaataattacggcgggagtagtgaaattatcaatattaatgcggcagtagtaacagtaacaataattacggcgggagtagtgaaagtaacaatgattacgagcaaatagtgaaatgttattactattgtttcattaataagagtaaaatattaatagcgggagtagtgaatttgtctcaaaatttatttcatcgtaattttaagatatgttataaaaatatattaatgataaatttatgggttatgcaactttaagtaattttatttaatgaaaaataaatttaatggtaaatagaggtagcccgggcgaagccgagCACCAATACTAGTGATAAATTTAAGCCATATCCTTTGTGGTAATTTTATAATATAGTACTAGTCATGTGATTGATGAGTTGATGGTATGCCATATGCTGCTAATCTCCCTATACTAAACAAGTTTCTCAATTGTCTAGGAGTTGGTGCAGGAGGTGAGGAACAAAAGGCTTTCCCTATCTCTGTCTTTCACTTACCTTGGCTAGGTGTTGCTGTTGCCATTGTGTTTGTAGGTACCTTGCTCTGAGCACCTACTGatatctgttttcttttcttatactccctccatcccatttATATTGTCTCCAAGTCTCCGTTTGGCGTCGATGGTTATCGATGTAAACTACCATTAATTTCTCTCTGTCTTTCTATATACATATGCGCTTAGAGATACAAGGTAGTACTTATCACGTTTGAAAAATAATTAATTTCTTATCATAATTTATAAAAGGTTATAATCGTTGAGTCGTAGTTATTGTACTctctctccccccccccccccaaagtaAGGTGCGCACTTTCCCTTTTAGGCAATTTCACAATAAATTCCGTTTTGGTCTTTTATTTGTGGTTACGATGATTTGTGGCCCCACGTGTTTCTCAGCTTGCATTTTTCTCCACACATTCTTACCCTCCTTAAATTTTGTGACCAGGAAGGTTTGGACCTTATAGAGAGACAAAGGGAGTATATTTTTCAGTTGACCAAACCAAATCAAACAAGGACAAAGTGATTGAGGGAGTATTACTTTTAGTTCTTAAAAAATAATATAAGTTGGACAAATTGTCAAGTATATGACACAAAATGATCCTCGATGCATTTACGGCAATGATCATCGGGACATGCTTAATCCTTTTATGAATTactagtttagaccccgtgcaTTATATGCACGGTACTTAAAGTTTAATATTTTTGTAAAATTGCTTATATAATATTGGTACCTTGTAATTGTTTAAATTTCTCATCATTGTATTTTGCTTTGATAAATAAAAGCTAGAACTGAAAATTAGTTAAGATaattgagtaatgagttttaatttatattttttatttcaaaattttttttgtcacgaaagtaataacaacgattTCTAGTTTTGGTTTTATACAGAATATGGGTCaactcatcatctaataataggatcaataaaagatttagcaatttatagttttatatcaaatttattttattttaattaaatattatagtttagagtttagtgaaaataatataatttgatgaaaagattaattttaatgaaagtataatagatgaattaaattgtaattgttagtttccttatttagtgaatgaacAAAATTATCATTAGTTTCCTTTTTTGAGAATATGCTTTTTGGCGGGAAACTGATAGAaatcacctattcttttagtagataggggattGTCAATGTAATTGACGTCGTGGACGGATACTTAACAGGCATCATCAGATGCCTGCATTTATGTAATGCTGCAAACGATATGCAGTGTTTATGTATATGATCAAATTTAGTAATAGGGAGACACTGAATTTTATGAACTTGTAGCAAAATAAAAATGGTGGCCATCAGAGTCATTCAGAGATGTTTTTTTGTCAAGAAACGACCACCAAGTCTTATCATATCTTTGTGATGGTATGCACAAATCCACAATTGCACCACATCAGTTACAATCCCTGGACTGAAGCTAGTTATTTAGTGGAAATATATTGCTACATGATACATTTGCTATTTAAACTTTTTACTTGCCTAAGTTAGCTCTGACATTGCGCTTTATTTTAAACTTCATGAAATAATATGATTGCTCACAGGTAATTTTGAATGGATGGCTTCGGATTTATAGGCGGCAAAGAAGAGAACAAGAATTGGTATCTGACTTAAATACTGTTGTTTCTCCTATAAAATGTTTGGAGTATATTGGAAGGTTTTCATAGTATTTCATTTTTATCAAATTGCTTTTTGTAGATGCAATCTGAAGTTGTCGAAGAAATTATATTGGGTTTGGAGTCCGGCATTTTGTTTGGGTATAATCCGAAATCTCTCACAGAAATACCCCCATATGCTATGTTGTATTTCTTTATGCATGGAAATGCGCACTTCAGTTAACTCTTCCGTTGTGTGCATAAATACTGTTTTCATGGTACTTTACTATCAGTTAAAGCGCAAGCTCATTGAATATATTACCTTTGTTATTTCATGCTCTTTTTTTCGTCTTtactttttatgcaatttatgccCCACTGTAGTTGGATGAAAATTGTGTTAGATGATATGCGTGTAGTACCTGAAAATCTAGAGCTGTGATGTTAAAGAATTACTATATTCTAAGAATTGAGATTTCAGTTTTTGTCACGTGGACAGTGAGCATAcccttagggggcgtttggttcgcaAAGGGGAAAGGGAATGAAATCAACAAAGGGAAGGAGGGGAAGGTAAAGGGATTACCTCTAATGCCCTGAAGTGTGTGGTTAAATATTAATGGGTAAGGGAATCAAAACCAACACTaccatctccaccaccatcaacCGCCACCTATAATTTCCTCCTACCCCGGCACCTCCACCAGTGGCGGCACCAGCGCCCAACCACGCCTCCTCCGCCAGCGACCGCCTCGCCACCGACTCAGTCCCACCAGAAACCATTGTTATCACCCTCTAAACACCTTCCACCCTATAAAAACCTCCACCACCTTTCGAAACCCCTTCCCCATTGCCAAAACACCAGATGTGGGTATTTTGGGGGTGAGGGAGGGGGTTTTGAAAGGCGGTGGAGGGTTTTCCGGGGTTGGGCATGTGTTTTAGGAGGTTGGGCTGTGAATTCCGATGAATGGGTGGGGGTGCGACGGGGAAGGTCGCCGGCGGGGTGAAGAGGGGCAGCGGAGGCAAGGGGCCCATCGCCAGTGCCGGTAGTAGGGCCGGTGTTATTGGGTATTGGTGGTGAGGCTTCGTGGTGGATGTTGATTGTTGAAGAGGTGTTTATTTGAGGTAATAAGGTAAGGGTTTGGGATACCCTAGGCCCTAGAGGGAGGGGGGAGGAGTGAGGGAATCAATCTAAGGGAATGGAGGGAAAAACTAAACTGGAAAAGGGTAAAGGGAATGAAAAAAGGGATCAAACAAACACTAACAAAGGGAATGAGAATGAATCCTAAATACCCCATACCAAACACCTCCTTAGATCGTTTCCTCCTTGAAAAATAATTTAGCAAGTTGGACTCTTTTTTGACAATCTTAATTTAGTTTCTCAGGAGTCTGAGAATTCTAGTTGCTGTTAAATGTGATGTTTCCTTTGAAAAATATCTGTTAGTGCTTATGATCAAAATTGAATTTAGGATGGCATCTGTCATATCAAAGCTGGGATTTGTGCTGTTGGAGCAGGGGTTTTCAATGATGCTTCTTCCATTATGCATAACATTCAGTATATGCTGCAGCGGCTCGGGATTCTTTTACCAGGTACTTTATGAATCGAACGTTAATATAGTTTAATTCTTGTGCAATTTCCTTGAGCTTCATGTAATAATATGTAATCTCTGTTCCGTTTCTGTTTGTGTATGTTGTTTTAGATGTAGACCTGTGTTTTCCTAAATTTGgctattttaatttttttcacCAAAATTTCCATCAGTGAGTCGTGTCCCGACTAATTATAACCATAGATGACCTGACATCTAGGGATGGCAACAAAAGGATTTGGAATGCCAAAAATTATTCAAATCTCACTGTTAATGGACATGGAATCAGATCCGGATCCTTCTCAAAACTATTGGGCCCAAAGATGATGCAATCCTGTTGTATTGGGATCTGACGGATCCAAAGCGATCCAAAATCCTTTGCCATCCCTACCCGCTATTTCTTCATTTGGCTTGTCACATGTGTGTTATCATACAAACTAACCTGTCTTGCATACAGCTTGTAACAAGCTTGGCCTGACTATACTTACGTAGCCATAGACTATGTTTAACTACGTATTAGTTTCTCTGGTTTAATTGTCTGATGTTTTTTCAAGCAGACAAGGGGGTTGAAGCACGGCCGAGCAATAGTAGTGTCTACATGTGCAGCTGTAGCATCAATTGTAACAGGTGTCCTTGCTGGCATGTTTGCTCTGGGTGAACGCTTGCCTACTGCTCCAGGACCTCGTTTCTTACTCTTACTTGGATGGTAATTCCTATTTTACTTTTTGCTGCTCTAAGATAAAATAGTCTGCAGTTCTAGATGGGCTTGGGAGATTACACTTTGATTTTGATGCGTATTGGAGAAAACCCGTCTCTCACGAATGAACCTTTCTCATTAATGGCTAATTTGCTCGTTCCCACCCACCTTTAAGCATGTGACTCGTTTTAGCATTTTCAAAACTTCCTCGTCGACTGGTAGTGTGAGAACTCTTTTCAGAGTATATGATATTTACACAACTTTGTTACATCTTTTGTGAGTTGTGTACAGCTCTCCGTTTCCGATGCTAGTGACCCTAAATATTTTGGTCTAGCTCATGGCATTAAATATCAGACTTAGTATCTCAGTAGTTGCTCCATACATCAAGCTGATATCGTCTTAAATGTGCCGCCGctgtaaccttttttttttttttaacaaagcGGACATGATGTGCTGTCGTAGCTCGAAATTAATACTGTTGGCTAGGTATTGTTCTTTTTATGGAGATTTCATTTGGTAACCCTAGGTTTGACATATTTCAAGTGGTACACCCTAAATTTTAAGGTTGTACACGTAATACACTAATACCCTTAAGCTCGTAAGGTTTGTTTTTATGCTCACCATAATTAAACTGTAAAGACCGTTGAGATTTTTATGTTATATTGCTGATGTGTCATTTACTAATGTAACACGTCAACTATTTAATTATAGGAGTGAACGggcaatgatttgatcatggtgaGAATAAAAATGTCTGACAAACTTCAAATTCAAAGTACCTCGGTGGTATCCCGTGAATatccctttttttaaaaaattgtaaAGGTAGCCCATACGGACAGTACCGGCAAATTATGATGTTGAATATCACCCCCTCGATTACCTTACGGACATGTGTCTAAAAGAATAATAGATTGACTTTGGTTTGATTCGTGATCTACTCCTTTATCACTCTCAGGATTACCATATTCGACATGTTTTTATAAAATGATTTCATCGTATTGGAAATGCTGTTTGCAGGCTAGTTATCATTGTAGGGGTAATCCTATTGGTGAGCTCAACTAAATTGGTGCGCCTTCTTCCTGGAGCAACCAGGCGTTCTATGCGAGGCGGTTTGGATAAGAACTTTAGCATCAAGCATCCGGCAACTATCAGAACTAGGGATCCTAACCCGAGTGCTGTTATTCATGCCACCACTTTGCATAGCTTGCTACCTTCACCAACTAAGGCGAAACCTTAATCAGAACAGAAAACACACGTTTGTACAGTCTTAATATTGGGACGTTTTCTGACGCATTTGCGCGACATTAGTCTTAGCTGAGTCTTGTGTACAACAATCCTTTCCCATCATATTGTTTCGAATACCTTTGAAAAAATTATGATCTAATATTGGATGTATTAGTTTTATTTTGATCTTTTGGAATTTAACTTGAATCACCTGTTGCAAAGAAACTATAAGAAACTTCTAGCAGTTCAACAGATGGTTTCTGTAGTTAGATACGTAGATATTTAGATGTGTACTCAATATAAATACGAAGAGAcatattttaatgtaattttatgcAAAACATCTAACTTTAAATTTAACCAATTACATTCTCTCTCCCCTCTCTCtagaaacacaaaaaaaacctagCCTTCTTTGATCCGCCGCCTCCACCGTCCACACACTTCCCCCCTTCTTCCCCTACCCGGTCGCCGGCAATGGGTCCATCCCAAGGCCCTTCTTCGGTGATCCTTCACATTTCCTCCCCCTGTGGACCTGTTTTTTGACCTCACCCTTTTGTTACTTTTGTATTTCTGGCGAATCTCGGTTCGGTTTCCGTTGTTTGCCGGGCTGTTCGGTGGTTGTCGCCACTAGTCTACTACCATGGGTTCTTGTCCCTCCGTTTCCTTGTCCTGTTGATCCAGAAATGGCTAGCTCAAATGACAATGTCGAGCCTATTAACAACGCATCTCACGTTTCAGCTCATGAATCATGGATTGAAGGCTCAAGCTCGAAAATGGAATGAATATCGTCCgagttaattattattattattattattattattattattattattattattattattattattagaatttaGAATAATTATGTTATTTCCTAAATTTGCAGAATAAGTTAGTTTAAGTTATTTCCTAATTTCAGTTTACGATAATAATAGGTTAGTCCTATTAGCTTTAGGAAAGTCGGAATTATTTTATTTGATCAGTTAGGGCATGTGTTAGCTGgctgttttgagtcgggtttgctTAGCCAATTTAAGGCATTGTAATTAGCTTCTTTTAAAAAACAACATATGATTGAAATAAGAAATCCCTAGTATTTTTGCTGTGTGCAAATTGCTGAATCGGATTGACGCGTTTGATCCAAAATCGTTCTTGCTTGACGCGTTCGGGCATTAACACGATTGctattcaataggtcttgaatAACAATCACCATTgaacgatctataggtctagatcgggCAAATATCCCCTCGTTACTGTTCACGTCACTATTCATCCGTGTAACTATTCATCGTTATTACTGTTCATCATACCTGTTTCACTGTTTCGCGTCGTTGTTCCTATTTGTGCGATTGCTCTTGTTCCAAGACCCGGTCTGGTTCGTCGCTTTCGTTACTGTTTTGATTGTTGCGTTCGTTATTGTTCTATTCTCGTTGTTCTTGTGATCGTGTGTTGTTGCTACTATCATCGTTATCCTTGTATTTCGTTGGTGGTGTTGTTTGTTGTCGAGTGTGTGGCTATTGTTATTagatcgttgttgttgttgggacGTTATTTCTATCTCGTTAATATTATTATTGCTACTGGTTGTTGTTGTTCCACACCATTGCCATACTAATCATCACGAAAGACTAAACTTGCTGTGCTATTGAGGGTTTTGTGAGCCTCCTAGGTCACGTTGATTTGAATTGCTTCCGCTACCACGAAGGTTTGCTTAActttcgtatcataagtggtatcagagcctcggctTTTGATCCTTTATCAATATGGATTTTAACAATCATGCGTTTATGGAAAGCTTTCGTAAGGCTTTGGAAAGTATCCATGAGACTAACCCATGGTGGCAGCCACGGAGAGAGCTTGTCAAGCCAGTGGATGAGTTTAAATTAACAGAGCTTCCTGAATTTAATGGTGGAACTGATCCGGAAGACTATCTTGAATGGGAGCGAAAAATAGGGCGAATGTTTGAGTTCAAGGACTTAGATGATGAGAAGTGTTGTAAGTATGCTATCCTTAAACTGATTCGAGGTGCTTCTTTGTGGTATGAGAATTTGAAGACTCAACGAAAACGGACTGGTAAGGAGAAGATTTCTTCTTGGGATGCGCTGAAAAGGAAGCTAAGAAAGCGGTATGTGCCATCAACTTATAAGCTTACTTTGTACCGAAAGATTTCTGATTTAATGCAAGGTAAGATGAGTGTAAGTGAATACATTGATGAGTTTGAGAAATTATCACTGATGGGTGAAGTAGCGGAGCCCGAGGAGCAGAAGATGGCTCGGTTTTTGCGTGGTCTAAATTGGAGTATAACTATTACGGTTGAGCTCCAACAATATTAAGATTTCGACACTCTTTGTAACTTGTGCTTGAAAGTTGAAGCCCAAGGCAAACCTAGGTATGATACGTCTAAGTTATTAACGTGGTCTAAGGCCAACGTCTCGGAATCAGGTGGGTCAAGTTCGGGAACCAACACGGTGGTTCAGACTGAGGCCGTGGCAACTCCTATGGTTGCTAAAACTACTGCAAACTCGAAAGAACAGAATGTTATGAAAGTAAGGTGCTTCAAGTGTCAAGGATTTGGGCATTATCAGAATGCGTGCCCAAATATACAAAATATCGCTTTAAGGGCAGCGGTAGCTGTTCGAGATGTGCTGCTTATTGAGGAGGACGAGTCTATGGGTGGTGTATTTAACCTCAATGAAACCGTGGAGGAGAAAGAGCAGGCCGAGGTATATGTTGCACCTGTTTATGATACCTTGGTTATTCGGTCCTTACAAGCTAATTCTGTTCCTGTTGATTTGGACCAACGTGACCAATTGTTTTATACGAAGTGTCAAGTGCAAGATAAATGGTGTAGTGTGATAA
Encoded here:
- the LOC141600167 gene encoding putative magnesium transporter NIPA9: MWESVALTLAATAGNNIGKVLQKKGTLILPPLSLKLKVIRAYAFNTAWITGFLLDIGGALLMLRALSLAPVSVIQPVSGSGLAILSIFSHFYLKERMNAVDWMGIALAGIGTIGVGAGGEEQKAFPISVFHLPWLGVAVAIVFVILNGWLRIYRRQRREQELMQSEVVEEIILGLESGILFGMASVISKLGFVLLEQGFSMMLLPLCITFSICCSGSGFFYQTRGLKHGRAIVVSTCAAVASIVTGVLAGMFALGERLPTAPGPRFLLLLGWLVIIVGVILLVSSTKLVRLLPGATRRSMRGGLDKNFSIKHPATIRTRDPNPSAVIHATTLHSLLPSPTKAKP